A single genomic interval of Camelina sativa cultivar DH55 chromosome 11, Cs, whole genome shotgun sequence harbors:
- the LOC104723193 gene encoding uncharacterized protein LOC104723193, with translation MENPSSNIEKVQEDCYNEWMSLQARRMTELKQALSNGEKDYAKLRDLARTALRDFEDYAGKRSKHSRRYSSNYYAPTWNTCLENALLWIGGCRPSSFIRLIYAMCGSQTEHRFSNFLRNDNIDDLSMALGETHGEIGGGDSMSDLTAEQLFKINELHLKTVQAENKLSKQSASLQEDTADIPMAMAAFYKEEIGEADVVVERALDKHEEDMAGLLVEADKLRLTTLTKIVEILTAVQAVDFLLAGKKLHLAMHEWGRCREHRRVEAYVGGDSDGEAAGE, from the exons atggagaatcCGAGCTCAAACATAGAAAAAGTTCAAGAAGATTGTTATAACGAGTGGATGAGTTTACAAGCCAGACGCATGACGGAGCTTAAACAAGCTCTATCCAACGGTGAAAAAGATTATGCCAAGCTTCGAGATTTGGCACGAACGGCGCTCAGAGACTTTGAAGATTACGCCGGAAAACGGTCCAAACACTCCCGTCGATATAGCTCAAACTATTACGCTCCGACATGGAACACTTGTCTTGAAAACGCACTTCTTTGGATTGGAGGTTGTCGTCCTTCTTCGTTTATACGACTCATATACGCCATGTGTGGGTCTCAAACTGAGCACCGTTTCTCTAACTTCCTCCGTAACGACAACATCGACG ATCTAAGCATGGCTCTTGGTGAGACACATGGCGaaataggaggaggagattcgATGAGTGATCTAACGGCTGAGCAATTATTCAAGATCAACGAGCTTCATCTGAAAACGGTGCAGGCAGAGAACAAGCTGAGTAAGCAATCTGCAAGCTTACAAGAGGACACGGCGGATATACCTATGGCCATGGCGGCGTTTTACAAAGAGGAGATCGGCGAAGCTGACGTGGTTGTGGAGCGTGCGCTTGATAAGCATGAAGAGGATATGGCTGGTTTATTAGTTGAAGCGGATAAGCTGAGGTTGACCACGTTGACTAAGATCGTTGAGATTTTGACGGCGGTTCAGGCGGTGGATTTTCTTCTCGCCGGGAAAAAACTTCATTTGGCGATGCATGAGTGGGGAAGATGTAGAGAACATCGCCGGGTCGAAGCTTATGTTGGTGGTGATTCGGATGGAGAAGCTGCCGGAGAGTGA